One Haladaptatus sp. R4 DNA window includes the following coding sequences:
- a CDS encoding DNA-directed DNA polymerase encodes MTQSGLGDFAGGEERPAAEAHAVAGANDTTAHVVDADTDWLPDSQGTIELAVTQVDYTIDGNGDDEEPIIHVFGRTPDDEQEHVRVVGFRPYFYAPTKTLNDGKLNDGRITGSEEGYESIRGEQLTKIFGRTPRDVGNIRDEFEHFEADILFPNRFLIDKDINSGIRIPERRREDGGLVVQESEVEAAEVQANLRVHTFDIEVDDRSGFPEDGEEPIICLTSHDSYRDEYIAWLFDAPDGEADLPTDLPEYEPLREEPSIDVRTFDTEEAMLASFLDYIDDTDPDVLTGWNFEDFDAPYFLDRLERLEGPHHDYDLNYNRLSRVNEVWRSDWGGPTVKGRVVFDLLYAYKRTQFSELDSYRLDAVGEVELGVGKERYAGDIGDLWEQNPTRLLEYNVRDVELCVELDKKQDIVTFWREVASFVGCKLEDATTPGDAVDVYVLHKAHGQFALPSKGQVESEDYEGGAVFDPITGVRENVTVLDLKSLYPMSMATINASPETKVDPETFDGDTYVAPNGTHFRKDEDGIIRDIITETLAEREEKKGLRNQHDPSSAEYGIYDRQQAAVKVIMNSLYGVLGWDRFRLYDKEMGAAITATGREVIEFTETAANEIDYEVAYGDTDSVMLELGGDIAKDEALEQSFGIEEHINSRYDEFAREELNANEHRFQIEFEKLYRRFFQAGKKKRYAGYIVWKEGKDVDDIDITGFEYKRSDIAPITKEVQRQVIEMIVTGEDLDDVEEYVHDIIVDFQDGNVDLNEVAIPGGIGKRLDNYDTDTAQVRGAKYANLLLGTNFQRGSKPKRLYLKKVHPAYFEQIEREGDFDARPDTLYGEFKHEQDVICFEYADQIPEEFEIDWDKMLDKTLKGPIERVLEALDVSWEEVKTGQQQTGLSSFM; translated from the coding sequence ATGACTCAATCCGGGCTTGGCGACTTTGCGGGCGGCGAGGAACGCCCCGCAGCGGAAGCCCACGCCGTTGCAGGAGCGAACGACACGACGGCGCACGTCGTGGACGCCGACACCGATTGGCTCCCGGACTCGCAGGGAACCATCGAACTCGCGGTGACACAGGTAGATTACACCATCGACGGGAACGGCGACGACGAGGAACCCATCATCCACGTCTTCGGCCGGACGCCGGACGACGAACAGGAACACGTCCGCGTCGTCGGCTTTCGACCGTACTTCTACGCGCCGACGAAGACGCTGAACGACGGGAAACTGAACGATGGCCGAATTACGGGTTCGGAGGAAGGATACGAGAGTATCCGTGGCGAGCAGTTGACAAAAATCTTCGGTCGGACGCCGCGCGACGTCGGTAACATCCGAGACGAGTTCGAGCACTTCGAGGCTGACATCCTCTTTCCCAACCGGTTTCTCATCGACAAGGACATCAACAGCGGGATTCGGATTCCCGAGAGACGGCGGGAGGACGGCGGCCTCGTCGTTCAGGAAAGCGAAGTCGAAGCGGCCGAGGTGCAGGCAAATCTCAGGGTACACACCTTCGACATCGAAGTCGACGACCGATCCGGCTTCCCGGAGGACGGCGAGGAACCGATCATCTGTCTGACGAGCCACGACTCCTACCGCGACGAGTACATCGCGTGGCTGTTCGACGCGCCCGACGGCGAGGCCGACCTGCCGACGGACCTCCCGGAATACGAACCGCTTCGGGAGGAACCGTCCATCGACGTCCGGACGTTCGACACGGAAGAAGCCATGCTCGCTTCGTTCCTCGACTACATCGACGACACCGACCCCGACGTCCTCACGGGGTGGAACTTCGAGGACTTCGACGCACCGTATTTCCTCGACAGACTCGAACGGTTGGAGGGGCCGCACCACGACTACGACCTCAACTACAACCGACTGTCGCGCGTGAACGAGGTCTGGCGGAGCGACTGGGGCGGCCCGACGGTCAAGGGTCGCGTCGTCTTCGACCTGCTGTACGCGTACAAGCGGACGCAGTTCAGCGAACTCGACTCCTATCGACTGGACGCGGTCGGCGAGGTCGAACTCGGCGTCGGGAAGGAGCGCTACGCGGGCGACATCGGTGACCTCTGGGAACAGAACCCGACCCGACTGCTCGAATACAACGTTCGGGACGTGGAACTCTGCGTCGAACTCGACAAGAAACAGGACATCGTCACCTTTTGGCGGGAAGTCGCCTCGTTCGTCGGGTGTAAACTCGAAGACGCGACGACGCCCGGCGACGCGGTGGACGTTTACGTTCTCCACAAAGCCCACGGCCAGTTCGCACTCCCGTCGAAGGGGCAGGTCGAAAGCGAGGATTACGAGGGCGGTGCCGTGTTCGACCCGATTACAGGCGTCAGGGAGAACGTCACGGTGCTGGACCTGAAATCCCTGTATCCGATGTCGATGGCGACCATCAACGCGTCCCCCGAGACGAAGGTGGACCCGGAAACGTTCGACGGGGATACCTACGTCGCGCCGAACGGCACCCACTTCCGGAAGGACGAGGACGGCATCATCCGCGACATCATCACGGAAACGCTGGCCGAGCGTGAGGAGAAAAAGGGACTGCGGAACCAACACGACCCAAGCAGTGCGGAGTACGGGATTTACGACCGGCAGCAAGCCGCGGTGAAGGTCATCATGAATTCGCTGTACGGCGTGCTGGGATGGGACCGGTTCCGTCTCTACGACAAGGAGATGGGTGCGGCGATTACCGCCACCGGTCGGGAAGTCATCGAGTTCACCGAAACGGCGGCGAACGAAATCGACTACGAAGTGGCATACGGGGACACCGACTCCGTGATGCTCGAACTCGGCGGCGATATCGCGAAGGACGAGGCCCTCGAACAATCCTTCGGCATCGAGGAGCACATCAATTCGAGGTACGACGAGTTCGCGCGCGAGGAACTGAACGCGAACGAACACCGCTTCCAGATCGAGTTCGAGAAACTGTACCGGCGGTTCTTCCAAGCGGGCAAGAAAAAGCGGTACGCGGGGTACATCGTCTGGAAGGAGGGCAAGGACGTAGACGACATCGACATCACCGGGTTCGAGTACAAACGCTCGGACATCGCGCCCATCACGAAGGAGGTCCAGCGGCAGGTCATCGAGATGATCGTGACCGGGGAAGATTTGGACGACGTGGAGGAGTACGTCCACGACATCATCGTGGATTTCCAGGACGGAAACGTCGATTTGAACGAGGTCGCCATCCCGGGTGGTATCGGCAAACGACTCGACAACTACGACACGGACACGGCACAGGTTCGCGGCGCGAAGTACGCGAACCTCCTGCTCGGAACCAACTTCCAGCGCGGAAGCAAGCCGAAACGACTGTATCTGAAGAAGGTACATCCGGCGTACTTCGAGCAAATCGAACGCGAAGGTGATTTCGACGCTCGCCCGGATACGTTGTACGGGGAGTTCAAACACGAACAGGACGTCATCTGCTTCGAGTACGCGGACCAGATTCCGGAAGAGTTCGAAATCGACTGGGACAAGATGCTCGATAAGACGCTCAAGGGTCCCATCGAGCGCGTGCTGGAGGCGCTCGACGTCTCGTGGGAGGAAGTGAAGACGGGCCAACAGCAGACCGGCCTCAGCAGCTTCATGTAA
- the rad50 gene encoding DNA double-strand break repair ATPase Rad50: MKFERVRLSNFKCYEDADLTLDSGITVIHGLNGSGKSSLLEACFFALYGARALDRTLEDVVTIGAEDAEVELWFQHAGGNYHIHRRIRATGENAQTAKCVLETPDATFDGARDVRDHIVGLFRMDAEAFVNCAYVRQGEVNKLINATPSQRQDMIDDLLQLGKLEEYRERASDARLGVKSVLDDRSGSLSELESQIESKEEKNLHDLLNDLESKRNEMESEIERFEGNRDEARKTLEGARETLETSEEKREELESISEDIESLRAEITETEGKRENCRTRASEIREKLSELESNADELLAETTLETADEDVLDARLAELDSEDESVAEELEDHRMKAQMFDNQASNLGERADDLESRADEKRQRAERLDAEVEETTEQLETSREQLAELEDKIQSYRERFTDTPIEFGEAKDHLESLRSDLADCREEETDVRAKLQTAKERVAEAERLLDAGKCPECGQPVEESPHVDTVDEDRSRVAELEAKVESLRETRTELETKIERAEELVTAENRVQQQQDNRESVEQLVESRAQTVEEKREEAEKLREEAEALGSDAEERRSDVDELEAKAATHREEAETLETKREAIAEREARIERIQTIQGKISDAESELERLAETRSHLEELNDQRRESLSDKRTRQSELREAYDESAVEKARDDEERAENYLEQVTDKLSSLRERRDDLMDRIGGVRGEIEELEALRDRREDIEARVSALESLYDEAADLQSMYGDLRSELRQRNVRSLERMLNEVFDLVYQNDSYARIALDGEYRLTIYQKDGEPLDPQQLSGGERALFNLSLRCAIYRLLAEGIEGSAPMPPLILDEPTVFLDSGHVSQLVELVESMRELGVEQIIVVSHDDELVGGADNLVRVEKDSTTNRSHVEELDSLLGVAD; this comes from the coding sequence GTGAAGTTCGAACGCGTTCGGCTGTCGAACTTCAAATGCTACGAGGATGCCGACCTCACTCTCGATTCCGGAATCACGGTCATCCACGGTCTCAACGGGAGCGGCAAATCCTCCCTGCTCGAAGCGTGCTTCTTCGCGCTGTACGGCGCGCGAGCGCTCGACAGAACGCTCGAAGACGTCGTCACCATCGGTGCGGAGGACGCGGAAGTCGAACTCTGGTTCCAGCACGCTGGCGGGAACTACCACATCCACCGCCGAATCCGTGCGACGGGGGAGAACGCCCAGACCGCGAAATGCGTACTCGAAACCCCCGACGCGACGTTCGACGGTGCCCGCGACGTCCGCGACCACATCGTCGGCCTGTTCCGGATGGACGCGGAGGCGTTCGTCAACTGCGCCTACGTCCGACAGGGAGAGGTGAACAAACTCATCAACGCGACGCCGTCACAGCGACAGGATATGATCGACGACCTCCTCCAACTCGGGAAACTGGAGGAGTACCGGGAGCGTGCGAGCGACGCCCGCCTCGGGGTGAAAAGCGTCCTCGACGACCGGAGCGGGAGTCTGTCGGAACTCGAATCCCAAATCGAGAGCAAGGAGGAGAAGAACCTCCACGACCTGCTGAACGACCTCGAATCGAAGCGCAACGAGATGGAGTCGGAAATCGAGCGGTTCGAAGGGAACCGCGACGAGGCGCGGAAGACGCTCGAAGGTGCACGGGAGACGCTCGAAACGTCCGAGGAAAAACGGGAGGAACTGGAATCGATTTCCGAGGACATCGAATCGCTACGAGCCGAAATAACCGAGACGGAAGGGAAACGCGAGAACTGCCGAACGCGGGCGAGCGAGATTCGGGAGAAACTCTCGGAGTTGGAATCGAACGCCGACGAACTGCTCGCCGAGACGACCCTCGAAACGGCCGACGAGGACGTGCTCGACGCGCGATTGGCGGAACTCGATTCCGAGGACGAATCCGTCGCGGAGGAGTTGGAAGACCACCGCATGAAAGCCCAGATGTTCGACAACCAGGCGTCGAACCTCGGCGAGCGCGCGGACGACCTCGAATCGCGAGCGGACGAAAAGCGCCAGCGAGCGGAGCGACTCGACGCGGAAGTCGAGGAGACGACCGAACAACTCGAAACCAGCCGCGAGCAATTGGCGGAGTTGGAGGATAAAATACAGTCGTATCGGGAGCGGTTCACGGATACCCCCATAGAGTTCGGCGAGGCGAAGGACCACCTCGAATCGCTTCGCTCGGACCTCGCGGACTGCCGCGAGGAAGAGACGGACGTTCGGGCGAAACTACAAACCGCGAAGGAGCGAGTCGCGGAAGCGGAGCGCCTCCTCGATGCCGGGAAATGCCCGGAGTGTGGGCAACCCGTGGAGGAATCCCCGCACGTCGATACCGTGGACGAGGACCGATCCAGGGTAGCGGAACTGGAAGCGAAAGTGGAGTCGCTTCGGGAAACGCGCACGGAACTGGAGACGAAAATCGAGCGTGCGGAGGAACTCGTCACCGCCGAGAACCGCGTGCAACAACAGCAGGACAACCGGGAGAGCGTCGAACAGTTGGTCGAAAGTCGGGCGCAAACCGTCGAGGAAAAGCGCGAAGAGGCCGAGAAGCTTCGGGAGGAAGCCGAAGCGCTCGGATCGGATGCAGAAGAGCGCCGTTCGGACGTGGACGAACTCGAAGCGAAGGCGGCGACCCACCGGGAAGAAGCCGAAACGCTCGAAACGAAGCGCGAGGCGATAGCCGAGCGCGAGGCGCGAATCGAGCGGATACAAACCATACAGGGGAAAATCTCGGACGCGGAATCGGAGCTCGAACGGCTAGCGGAAACGCGAAGCCATCTGGAGGAACTCAACGATCAGCGCCGCGAGAGCCTCTCGGACAAACGGACGCGGCAGTCGGAGCTCCGCGAAGCGTACGACGAGTCGGCGGTCGAAAAAGCCCGTGACGACGAGGAACGGGCGGAGAACTACCTCGAACAGGTTACGGATAAACTGTCTTCGCTCCGCGAGCGGCGGGACGACCTCATGGACCGAATCGGCGGCGTTCGTGGCGAAATCGAGGAGTTGGAGGCGCTTCGGGATCGGCGTGAAGACATCGAAGCCCGCGTTTCGGCGCTGGAATCGCTGTACGACGAGGCCGCCGACCTCCAGTCGATGTACGGCGATCTCCGGTCGGAACTCCGCCAGCGAAACGTTCGGAGCCTCGAACGGATGCTGAACGAAGTGTTCGATCTGGTGTACCAGAACGACTCGTACGCGCGTATCGCTCTCGACGGCGAGTACCGTCTCACGATCTATCAGAAGGACGGGGAACCGCTCGACCCACAACAGCTTTCAGGAGGGGAACGGGCGCTGTTCAACCTGAGCCTGCGCTGTGCCATCTATCGGTTGCTCGCGGAGGGGATCGAAGGAAGCGCGCCGATGCCCCCGCTCATTCTGGACGAACCGACGGTGTTCCTCGACTCGGGACACGTCTCGCAGTTGGTCGAACTCGTGGAATCGATGCGAGAGTTGGGCGTCGAACAGATCATCGTCGTCAGCCACGACGACGAGTTGGTCGGCGGCGCGGATAACCTCGTGCGCGTGGAGAAGGATTCGACCACGAATCGATCGCACGTCGAGGAACTCGATTCACTGCTCGGCGTCGCCGACTAA
- the mre11 gene encoding DNA double-strand break repair protein Mre11, whose product MTRVIHTGDTHIGYRQYHSPERRDDFLAAFDRVVEDAIEDNVDAVVHAGDLFHDRRPGLIDLHGTISVLRKLNRADIPFLAIVGNHESTHGQQWLDLFETLGLATRLGPSPTIVGDTAFYGLDHVPLSKRDELEYEFDEHDANAAALVAHGLFQPFEFGNWDAEEVLTEASVEFDAMLLGDNHKPQREEVADAWVTYCGSTERASASERDDRGYNIVQFSDDVTITRRGIQTRDFVYVSVTLGEDDGIDRVRDAIREYDVEDSVVLISIEGEGKDVTPARVEEFALEAGALVARITDRREIEAEADELSVSFADPDDAVRQRVREMGLSEAAHELDELVRASKVADSNVRAAVEDHVSTRIADDVGAFEPMEGEGSESTDEESETDGSDISVSVSSDPEDGTAVAVKSTSDSSTDDGSEAGSQDSAEGSIAESQPVESTADAEGTAETESTADTASADDTGDAEAEADAADAADGTDGQVSMEDYL is encoded by the coding sequence ATGACACGGGTGATTCACACGGGCGACACTCACATCGGGTATCGCCAGTACCATTCGCCCGAGCGACGGGACGATTTTCTTGCCGCCTTCGACAGGGTCGTCGAGGACGCCATCGAGGACAACGTCGACGCCGTGGTCCACGCCGGTGACCTGTTTCACGACCGCCGACCGGGACTCATCGACCTCCACGGGACGATTTCCGTCCTTCGGAAACTCAATCGGGCGGACATCCCGTTTCTCGCAATCGTCGGGAACCACGAGAGCACGCACGGCCAACAGTGGCTCGACCTCTTCGAGACGCTCGGGCTTGCGACGCGACTCGGACCGTCGCCGACCATCGTCGGCGACACCGCCTTCTACGGCTTAGACCACGTTCCGCTCTCGAAACGCGACGAACTCGAATACGAGTTCGACGAACACGACGCGAATGCCGCCGCACTCGTCGCTCACGGCCTGTTTCAGCCGTTCGAGTTCGGCAACTGGGACGCGGAGGAAGTGCTGACCGAGGCGTCCGTCGAGTTCGACGCGATGTTGCTCGGCGACAACCACAAACCACAACGGGAGGAGGTCGCCGACGCGTGGGTCACCTACTGCGGTTCGACCGAGCGCGCCAGCGCGAGCGAGCGCGACGACCGAGGATACAACATCGTCCAGTTTTCGGACGACGTGACCATCACTCGGCGCGGCATTCAGACTCGCGATTTCGTGTATGTCTCGGTGACGCTCGGCGAGGACGATGGTATCGACCGCGTGCGTGACGCGATTCGGGAGTACGACGTGGAAGATTCGGTCGTCCTGATCTCGATCGAGGGCGAAGGGAAGGACGTCACGCCCGCCCGCGTGGAGGAGTTCGCGCTGGAGGCGGGGGCGCTCGTCGCCCGCATCACCGACCGGCGGGAGATCGAAGCCGAAGCCGACGAACTGTCGGTTTCGTTCGCCGACCCGGACGACGCCGTGCGGCAGCGCGTCCGTGAGATGGGACTCAGCGAGGCCGCACACGAACTGGACGAACTCGTTCGCGCGAGCAAAGTCGCGGATTCGAACGTCCGGGCGGCCGTCGAAGATCACGTTTCGACCCGCATCGCGGACGACGTCGGGGCGTTCGAACCGATGGAAGGCGAAGGATCGGAATCGACGGACGAGGAATCCGAGACGGACGGGTCCGATATTTCCGTTTCGGTGAGTTCGGATCCCGAAGATGGAACGGCTGTCGCGGTGAAATCGACCTCCGACTCCTCGACCGACGACGGGTCCGAAGCAGGGTCGCAGGATTCGGCCGAAGGATCGATCGCAGAATCTCAACCCGTGGAGTCCACCGCGGATGCGGAAGGTACGGCCGAAACGGAAAGTACGGCAGATACGGCGAGCGCTGACGACACCGGTGACGCCGAGGCCGAGGCTGACGCCGCCGACGCTGCTGACGGAACGGATGGGCAGGTTTCGATGGAGGACTACCTGTGA
- a CDS encoding ABC transporter ATP-binding protein → MATLELKNLHAEVVEEGEKILNGVDLEVKSGEIHALMGPNGSGKSTTSKVIAGHPAYEVTEGEVLLHIEEGEFGDIEIPEDMRTWNLLELEPNERAALGIFLAFQYPAEIEGVTMSNFLRTALNAKLEEREDLFSEEDEVEDEDEESGYDTSPMEGPADDGEVGVAEFQELLKEKMELLDMDEKFAMRYLNAGFSGGEKKQNEVLQAAILEPSIAVLDEIDSGLDIDRLQDVSKGINALRDEQGTGILQITHYQRILDYVEPDTVHIMLDGEIVKEGGPELAEELEDKGYDWVRDQVYETA, encoded by the coding sequence ATGGCAACGCTCGAACTGAAAAATCTCCACGCAGAGGTCGTGGAAGAAGGCGAAAAGATCCTCAACGGCGTCGATCTCGAAGTCAAGTCCGGCGAGATCCACGCGTTGATGGGACCGAACGGCAGCGGAAAATCGACGACGTCGAAAGTCATCGCGGGCCACCCCGCGTACGAAGTCACCGAGGGAGAAGTACTCCTTCACATCGAAGAAGGTGAGTTCGGCGACATCGAGATTCCCGAGGACATGCGAACGTGGAACCTTCTCGAACTGGAACCGAACGAGCGCGCGGCGCTCGGCATCTTCCTCGCGTTCCAGTACCCCGCGGAAATCGAAGGGGTCACGATGTCCAACTTCCTCCGCACCGCACTCAACGCGAAGCTCGAAGAGCGCGAAGACCTCTTCAGTGAAGAGGACGAAGTCGAAGACGAAGACGAAGAGTCCGGCTACGACACCAGTCCGATGGAAGGCCCGGCCGACGACGGTGAAGTCGGCGTCGCCGAGTTCCAGGAACTCCTCAAGGAGAAGATGGAACTGCTCGACATGGACGAGAAGTTCGCCATGCGCTACCTCAACGCCGGGTTCTCCGGCGGTGAGAAAAAGCAGAACGAAGTGCTGCAGGCCGCCATCCTCGAACCGTCCATCGCGGTGCTGGACGAGATCGACTCGGGGCTGGACATCGACCGTCTGCAGGACGTATCGAAAGGAATCAACGCACTCCGCGACGAGCAGGGAACTGGCATCCTCCAGATTACCCACTACCAGCGTATCCTCGACTACGTGGAACCCGACACGGTCCACATCATGCTCGACGGCGAAATCGTCAAGGAAGGCGGCCCGGAACTCGCCGAAGAACTCGAAGACAAGGGGTACGACTGGGTCCGCGACCAGGTCTACGAGACCGCATAA